One genomic segment of Paenibacillus sp. FSL H8-0332 includes these proteins:
- a CDS encoding class I SAM-dependent methyltransferase, with amino-acid sequence MDAIIDYYDSYDEEGRLFRDNGHQIEWITTMSYFKRLFKPEAYILDGCAGTGNYSFQLAELGHKVVAGDIVPHNVDIIREKQRIRPVLADMYTGSITDLSRFDSGIFDVVLNMGAFYHIGNEDRQLAMTECLRVLKPGGLLAVSYINNAAVSVLSISDRLRNMEDVLTWHTNQTKDGLFLHMSPLEMEHMAAAYHTEIVAHLGTDGIGYLLANHINGAQQEDFEHWLQFHLRTCEDKSLLGYSLHALAIMRKR; translated from the coding sequence ATGGATGCAATAATCGATTACTATGATTCCTATGATGAGGAGGGAAGGCTGTTCAGGGATAACGGGCATCAGATCGAATGGATCACAACGATGTCTTACTTCAAAAGGCTGTTTAAGCCGGAAGCCTACATTCTTGACGGCTGCGCAGGAACGGGGAATTACTCCTTTCAGCTTGCAGAATTGGGGCATAAGGTAGTTGCCGGAGATATTGTTCCTCATAATGTAGATATCATCAGAGAGAAGCAGCGCATACGCCCGGTATTAGCTGATATGTATACAGGAAGCATCACGGATTTATCACGTTTTGACAGCGGAATTTTTGATGTTGTTTTGAACATGGGAGCCTTTTATCATATCGGCAATGAAGACCGGCAGCTTGCCATGACCGAATGCCTGCGCGTACTGAAGCCGGGCGGATTACTCGCGGTCTCCTATATTAACAATGCCGCCGTTTCGGTATTAAGCATAAGTGATAGACTCAGGAACATGGAAGATGTACTTACCTGGCATACCAACCAGACGAAGGATGGTCTATTCCTACATATGTCCCCCCTGGAAATGGAACACATGGCCGCAGCCTATCATACAGAGATCGTTGCCCATCTTGGAACAGACGGAATCGGCTATCTTCTAGCTAACCATATTAATGGGGCGCAGCAAGAAGATTTCGAACACTGGCTTCAGTTTCATCTGCGGACCTGTGAGGATAAGAGTCTGCTCGGGTATAGTTTGCATGCACTGGCGATTATGCGCAAAAGATAA
- a CDS encoding sigma-70 family RNA polymerase sigma factor, producing the protein MEDQGIIQLYLHRSQQAITETRNKYGAYCRAIARNIVANPSDTEECENDTYLAAWNAIPPNLPRRLPVFLGRITRNIALDKHGYNTAKKRSRQFEVILEELEDCLPAAETVETEHAAGETARLINEFLYGLEEGARNLFIRRYWYADSIESLASRFDMSSSKVKSSLFRTRNKLRVHLDQGGVHL; encoded by the coding sequence ATGGAAGATCAGGGAATCATTCAGCTATACTTACATCGCTCACAGCAGGCCATCACGGAGACCCGGAACAAATATGGTGCTTACTGCCGGGCGATCGCCAGGAACATTGTCGCGAACCCTTCCGATACCGAAGAGTGCGAGAACGATACATACCTGGCTGCGTGGAACGCTATTCCGCCTAACCTGCCCAGGAGGCTGCCGGTATTCTTGGGGCGAATCACCCGCAATATTGCGCTCGACAAGCATGGTTATAATACGGCCAAGAAGCGGAGCCGCCAGTTCGAGGTGATTCTGGAGGAGCTGGAAGACTGCCTGCCTGCGGCGGAGACGGTTGAAACGGAGCATGCCGCAGGCGAAACGGCCCGGTTAATCAATGAATTCCTGTATGGGCTGGAGGAGGGAGCACGAAATTTATTCATCAGGCGGTATTGGTATGCGGATTCGATAGAATCCCTCGCCAGCAGGTTCGATATGAGCAGCAGTAAGGTGAAGTCGAGCCTATTCAGGACCCGGAACAAGCTTAGAGTTCATTTAGACCAGGGGGGCGTTCACCTATGA
- a CDS encoding sugar ABC transporter permease — protein sequence MKNWARKDSSVAWLFLAPSSIGFALFYLIPFGMGVFYSFMDRAVDGQYVGLHNYRELIAGDSFRKAAFNTFYFSLVSVPLLIVLSLGLALLLHKKLYFQKWLRTAYVLPLVVPVASIILVWQILFDWNGALNAWLSGFGLARVDWMKTEAARNVIMMMYVWKNIGYNVILFLAGLQQIPKDYYETAQIEGAGRLRQFRSITLVYLTSTMFFVVMMSIINSFKVFRETFLLAGPYPHDSIYMLQHFMNNMFLSLDLPKMTAASTLMVGGILILVLGLFAMERRYRRNME from the coding sequence TTGAAGAATTGGGCCCGTAAGGATTCATCGGTGGCTTGGTTATTTCTGGCACCTAGTAGCATCGGGTTTGCCTTGTTTTATCTGATTCCGTTTGGCATGGGCGTATTCTATTCCTTCATGGACCGTGCGGTGGACGGGCAGTATGTGGGCCTGCATAATTACCGGGAGCTGATTGCGGGCGACTCCTTCCGGAAGGCGGCCTTCAATACCTTCTACTTCAGCCTGGTGAGTGTTCCGCTGCTGATCGTGCTGTCGCTGGGGTTAGCGCTGCTGCTTCATAAGAAGCTGTATTTTCAGAAATGGCTAAGGACTGCTTACGTTCTCCCGCTGGTCGTGCCTGTCGCGTCCATTATCCTGGTCTGGCAGATCCTGTTCGACTGGAACGGGGCGCTGAATGCGTGGTTGAGCGGCTTCGGTCTGGCCCGGGTGGACTGGATGAAGACGGAGGCAGCGCGGAATGTAATTATGATGATGTATGTGTGGAAAAACATCGGGTACAACGTGATCCTGTTCCTGGCCGGACTGCAGCAGATCCCGAAGGATTACTATGAAACCGCCCAGATTGAAGGGGCCGGCCGTCTCAGGCAGTTCCGGAGCATTACGCTGGTCTACTTAACCTCTACGATGTTTTTTGTCGTCATGATGTCGATCATTAACTCCTTCAAGGTATTCCGGGAGACGTTTCTGCTGGCCGGGCCGTATCCGCATGACAGTATCTATATGCTGCAGCATTTTATGAACAATATGTTCCTGTCCCTCGACCTCCCGAAGATGACAGCGGCATCTACCCTGATGGTCGGCGGCATTCTGATCCTTGTTCTTGGGCTGTTCGCCATGGAACGCCGGTACCGTCGAAATATGGAATAG
- a CDS encoding family 16 glycoside hydrolase: protein MLTHKVMRLLLVLAVAFTGFIPQTAGAAEPEPEPVPQVAAAAPATIQNYPMPSIYTPSAVYSLKVNNEAVPVIKYLPDYDYAQFSFDGTVSLEVTADKPITSYSISPLAKNITGTVNGNKLTFTLSASTYVIVDINAPANEDPNEKDPDKRRKRLVIAADPLETDIPASSGPGIYNVTAAPFNADKTGATITSGAIQQAIDAANQAGGGIVYIPAGVYKSSNLTLKSNVTFYLAGGAVIVGTGRGEDYRNDFRKDSISDGTYFIRTATNSVNITMRGRGTIDGKGIEMRKRKMTNPPATHKQGEGFINNLVVPMATSNFKFDGLTLRDGGFWAFLVVRSDNVTITNYKGYQDLFTLEDDAIDINESQNVLVKHALAISDDDTFSTKTWPQKGMSKDWPGAIEHLENVVFEDCFAWTRCAAFKLGMGICTPQIGVTIRNSYVYQSARALLVDHAYTENPLPVEGWAQDVTFENIDIERVGINQFGNYWLRVSTSTSGDVSNVILRNINVRDTGGDSPIQGNPTRGGMVNGVTFADVVVKGKLAKNLSDLKVSIKNENVSGVVFANTDQAWFSDYFTSGLTTDWTMASGATSWAVTDRTGNRVLSTSQTTTALITAKAGASWTDYTYEARARLPLINGSENAGIVFRVQDQNNFYMYRIDASTSQLQLYKVVAGTLTQVSNTSFVPVKNQWYTLKATVQGNTIKGYVDGVLKTTWTNPVNELTSGGIGFRTTSAGVWYDDAKVTAIHNPPTDITLSSTQVPELTTPGGVVGTFTTAHPDAGQTFTYALVPGQGDADNSSFSIAPQGDRLILRTTPDYEAKSSYSIRVKSIDANGLSLEKSFTIQVTDVEETPIDANPNSVRFTDNFEDGNLAGWTAASGTWSVTTDGSTKALIQTTGNTTGLITAGSVWQDIAFEAKVKVPIANANAGILFRVQDANNYYMYRINVNDKKLELFKAVNGTLTPVSSILFADAAAGQWYTLKAVIKGNRILGFVDGQLKLEWTNPQTELTAGRIGFRTTSQNAVFDNARVTGIHKVTANALKTVTQDVYEAVTPEGNRLSVSPGSPFAGETFSLTAEGHNQSVAPVAPGDERYYPEAWSSTEEGVAGVFTVMDEVYQAAYAPSSAGDYKITVIYRKQVWDGTAWADTELTDSLIVDIKVIPKPADAEGDSTTELNPPVLG, encoded by the coding sequence ATGCTTACTCACAAAGTAATGAGATTGCTGCTGGTGCTTGCTGTCGCATTCACAGGGTTCATCCCGCAGACCGCCGGTGCGGCTGAACCGGAACCGGAACCGGTGCCGCAGGTGGCCGCCGCTGCCCCGGCAACCATCCAGAATTACCCGATGCCGTCTATCTATACTCCGTCTGCTGTCTATTCGTTGAAGGTGAACAATGAGGCGGTCCCCGTCATCAAGTATTTGCCTGATTATGACTACGCCCAGTTCTCCTTTGACGGAACGGTTAGCCTTGAGGTGACGGCAGACAAGCCGATTACCTCGTATTCGATCAGTCCGCTGGCCAAGAACATCACAGGAACGGTCAACGGCAACAAGCTGACCTTCACCCTGTCGGCCTCAACCTATGTGATCGTGGATATTAATGCACCTGCGAACGAAGACCCGAATGAGAAGGACCCGGACAAGCGCCGCAAAAGACTCGTGATCGCCGCCGATCCGCTGGAGACAGACATCCCTGCGTCCTCCGGCCCGGGGATCTACAATGTGACCGCTGCGCCATTCAACGCTGACAAGACGGGGGCAACGATCACCTCGGGTGCCATCCAGCAGGCGATTGATGCAGCCAATCAGGCCGGGGGCGGCATTGTGTATATTCCGGCAGGCGTGTATAAGAGCAGCAACCTGACCCTGAAAAGCAATGTTACGTTCTACCTGGCCGGGGGTGCAGTCATTGTCGGCACAGGCCGGGGCGAGGACTACCGGAATGACTTCCGCAAGGATTCGATCTCGGATGGAACCTACTTTATCCGCACCGCGACCAATTCCGTGAATATCACCATGCGGGGACGCGGAACCATCGATGGTAAAGGGATAGAAATGCGCAAACGCAAGATGACCAATCCGCCTGCAACCCATAAGCAGGGAGAAGGGTTCATCAATAACCTGGTGGTGCCGATGGCGACCAGCAACTTCAAGTTTGACGGGTTAACCCTGCGGGATGGCGGCTTCTGGGCGTTCCTGGTGGTCCGCTCCGATAACGTGACCATCACCAATTATAAGGGATACCAGGATTTATTTACGCTTGAGGATGATGCCATCGACATTAATGAGAGCCAGAACGTGCTGGTGAAGCATGCGCTTGCCATCTCGGATGACGATACCTTCTCCACCAAGACCTGGCCGCAGAAAGGAATGTCCAAGGACTGGCCGGGAGCCATCGAGCATCTGGAGAATGTGGTCTTCGAGGACTGCTTCGCCTGGACGCGCTGCGCCGCCTTCAAGCTGGGCATGGGCATATGCACGCCCCAGATTGGCGTAACCATCCGCAATTCGTATGTCTATCAGAGCGCGCGGGCGCTGCTGGTGGATCATGCTTACACAGAGAATCCGCTCCCGGTCGAAGGCTGGGCCCAGGATGTGACCTTCGAGAATATTGATATTGAACGGGTGGGCATCAACCAGTTCGGGAATTACTGGCTGCGGGTCTCCACCAGTACATCCGGCGATGTAAGCAATGTCATTCTCCGGAACATCAATGTCCGCGATACGGGAGGAGATTCCCCTATTCAGGGCAACCCTACCAGAGGCGGGATGGTGAACGGGGTAACTTTTGCAGATGTGGTGGTCAAAGGAAAGCTGGCGAAGAATCTCAGTGACCTGAAGGTGAGCATCAAGAATGAGAATGTAAGCGGGGTGGTCTTCGCAAATACGGATCAGGCCTGGTTCAGCGATTACTTCACCTCCGGGCTGACCACGGATTGGACTATGGCTTCAGGTGCAACCAGTTGGGCGGTAACCGATCGAACAGGGAACCGGGTGCTGTCCACCAGCCAGACCACGACGGCGCTGATCACCGCCAAGGCCGGTGCATCCTGGACGGATTACACGTATGAAGCCAGAGCCAGACTACCTCTCATTAATGGAAGCGAGAACGCAGGCATTGTCTTCCGGGTGCAGGATCAGAACAACTTCTATATGTACCGGATCGATGCCAGCACAAGCCAGCTGCAGCTCTATAAGGTTGTGGCTGGAACGTTGACGCAGGTCTCGAATACTTCGTTTGTGCCTGTCAAGAACCAATGGTATACGCTTAAGGCGACGGTTCAGGGCAATACCATCAAAGGGTATGTGGATGGTGTGCTGAAGACCACATGGACCAATCCGGTCAATGAATTAACCTCGGGCGGAATCGGCTTCCGCACCACTTCAGCCGGGGTCTGGTATGACGATGCCAAGGTGACTGCCATTCACAATCCGCCCACTGATATCACTCTCAGCTCAACCCAGGTGCCGGAGCTGACTACTCCAGGCGGTGTAGTGGGCACCTTCACGACAGCCCATCCGGATGCGGGCCAGACCTTTACTTACGCGCTGGTTCCCGGGCAGGGAGACGCCGATAACAGCAGCTTCTCCATTGCCCCGCAGGGAGACAGGCTGATCCTCCGCACCACGCCGGATTATGAAGCGAAGAGCAGCTATAGCATCCGGGTGAAGAGCATTGACGCCAATGGCCTGTCTCTGGAAAAAAGCTTCACGATTCAGGTTACCGATGTGGAGGAGACCCCGATTGATGCCAATCCTAATTCGGTCCGGTTCACGGATAACTTTGAGGATGGCAATCTGGCGGGCTGGACGGCTGCCAGCGGGACCTGGAGCGTAACCACTGACGGCAGTACGAAAGCCTTGATCCAGACGACGGGGAATACGACGGGACTTATTACAGCTGGGAGCGTGTGGCAGGATATTGCTTTTGAAGCCAAAGTGAAGGTTCCCATCGCGAATGCCAATGCCGGTATTCTCTTCCGGGTGCAGGACGCCAATAACTATTACATGTACCGGATCAACGTCAACGACAAGAAGCTGGAGCTGTTCAAGGCGGTTAACGGAACGCTGACCCCCGTGTCTAGTATACTTTTTGCCGATGCGGCTGCGGGCCAGTGGTATACCCTGAAGGCGGTCATCAAAGGCAATCGGATTCTAGGATTTGTGGACGGCCAGTTGAAGCTCGAATGGACGAACCCGCAAACGGAATTAACCGCAGGGCGGATCGGCTTCAGAACGACCTCCCAGAATGCTGTGTTCGATAATGCCCGCGTTACAGGGATACACAAGGTGACGGCCAATGCGCTTAAGACGGTAACCCAAGATGTGTATGAAGCGGTTACGCCTGAAGGCAACCGGCTCAGTGTTAGCCCGGGCAGTCCCTTTGCAGGGGAAACATTCAGCCTGACGGCTGAAGGCCATAACCAGAGCGTAGCACCTGTCGCCCCCGGAGATGAGCGTTATTATCCGGAAGCATGGAGCTCCACGGAGGAAGGTGTGGCGGGCGTATTCACCGTAATGGATGAGGTGTATCAGGCTGCATATGCTCCCTCCTCAGCAGGTGATTACAAGATAACCGTCATCTACCGCAAGCAGGTATGGGACGGCACAGCCTGGGCCGATACGGAGCTGACGGATTCCCTGATTGTGGACATTAAGGTCATCCCGAAACCGGCAGATGCGGAGGGTGACAGCACCACTGAGCTGAACCCGCCGGTCCTCGGTTAA
- a CDS encoding RND transporter, with the protein MEIAGVPADRRRKKNIKIASLLLLGVLLFFTFFSNTLQSLTLPKVTTVTPQSKSLEFTLEGGGMLRPVNEVKLQNESGWKPREVLVQEGERVKKGQRLIVYDSQSAEAGLQDEIALLDQQKLGQQTLQDQFIQTYAEGDELQIRKARREIEAGKQEQARQARKIAEMRERLTAEQQLKAPFDGIVTRLNALPGIPSSGEPDLVLSSSREGFQFDFTADAGLLSSLGITLGEKLEVEVHSAEGPSARILPGKIAEIKSAEARAGSPASEDTSRAEDIAQKTVFIVMNEGSLQGGEQVQFQMKKPSLQEGVVVPAKAIHQTGGRSFVYVVEEQRGALGNTFVAREVQIRSSITNGPDSMIQTDNLYGDEMIILESSEPLQDGNRVRLQ; encoded by the coding sequence ATGGAGATTGCAGGAGTGCCCGCAGACCGCAGGCGTAAAAAAAACATTAAAATAGCCTCCCTGCTGCTGCTGGGCGTGTTACTCTTCTTCACCTTCTTCAGCAATACGCTGCAGTCATTGACCTTGCCCAAGGTGACGACGGTCACGCCGCAGAGCAAGAGCCTTGAATTCACGCTGGAGGGCGGCGGGATGCTGCGGCCCGTGAATGAAGTGAAGCTCCAGAATGAGAGCGGCTGGAAGCCCCGGGAGGTGCTTGTGCAGGAGGGGGAGCGGGTGAAGAAGGGGCAGAGGCTGATCGTCTATGACAGCCAGTCTGCCGAAGCCGGGCTGCAGGATGAAATCGCGCTGCTGGATCAGCAAAAACTAGGGCAGCAGACACTTCAAGATCAGTTCATTCAGACGTATGCGGAAGGGGATGAGCTCCAGATTCGCAAGGCCCGGCGCGAGATTGAAGCAGGCAAGCAGGAGCAGGCCAGACAGGCGCGTAAAATCGCCGAGATGAGAGAGAGGTTAACTGCGGAGCAGCAGCTTAAGGCACCCTTCGACGGGATTGTGACCCGGTTGAATGCCCTTCCGGGGATACCGTCATCGGGCGAGCCGGATCTGGTGCTGTCGAGCAGCCGAGAGGGATTTCAATTCGATTTCACAGCGGACGCGGGGCTATTATCCAGCCTGGGAATTACCTTGGGGGAGAAGCTTGAGGTGGAGGTTCATTCTGCTGAGGGGCCATCGGCCCGGATATTGCCGGGAAAGATTGCAGAGATCAAGAGCGCTGAGGCGCGTGCCGGAAGTCCGGCCAGTGAGGATACCAGCAGGGCGGAGGACATCGCGCAGAAGACGGTCTTCATTGTAATGAATGAGGGTTCGCTTCAGGGGGGGGAGCAGGTTCAGTTCCAGATGAAGAAGCCGTCCCTTCAGGAAGGTGTGGTGGTACCGGCTAAGGCCATCCATCAGACGGGCGGGCGCAGCTTTGTCTATGTAGTTGAGGAGCAGAGGGGGGCATTAGGTAATACGTTTGTCGCCCGCGAGGTTCAGATCCGCTCCAGTATCACGAACGGCCCGGACAGTATGATTCAGACGGATAATCTGTATGGGGACGAGATGATTATTCTGGAGAGCAGTGAGCCCTTGCAGGACGGGAACCGCGTACGTCTGCAATAA
- a CDS encoding carbohydrate ABC transporter permease, which yields MAVGKVIQKLTLTVLMGAVALLMLFPIGVTLINSFMSSREIEINYGPVGQMNTVIEGRSDPFANLKWLPDQVSLEQYGKVLLDSPMYLSMFWNSVFLVVPIIAGQTLIAALAAYAFSKLRFRGRELLFLVYVLTMLMPFQVTLVPNYIMADRLGLLNSPGAIILPGIFAAFGVFMLRQFMLDIPYAYIEAAKMDGAGHLRIFGTLIVPMVQPGLAALTILLFVDYWNMVEQPLIFLDDPLRQPLSVYLSNVSKEKELAFAASVIYMAPMVLLFLYAETYFIEGIQLSGIKG from the coding sequence TTGGCAGTTGGTAAAGTCATACAAAAACTAACGTTAACCGTCCTGATGGGGGCGGTTGCCCTCCTGATGCTGTTCCCGATTGGGGTCACGCTCATCAATTCGTTCATGAGCAGCCGCGAGATTGAGATCAATTACGGTCCCGTCGGACAAATGAACACAGTCATAGAGGGCAGGAGCGATCCGTTCGCCAATCTGAAATGGCTGCCCGATCAGGTCTCCCTGGAGCAATACGGTAAGGTGCTGCTGGACAGCCCGATGTACCTGTCGATGTTCTGGAATTCGGTGTTCCTGGTGGTGCCCATTATTGCCGGGCAGACGCTTATAGCTGCGCTGGCTGCTTACGCCTTCTCCAAGCTGAGATTCCGGGGCCGGGAGCTCCTGTTTCTGGTCTATGTCCTGACGATGCTGATGCCCTTTCAGGTAACTCTGGTGCCCAACTACATCATGGCCGACCGGCTGGGGCTGCTGAATAGCCCGGGGGCCATTATTCTGCCTGGTATTTTTGCGGCCTTCGGTGTGTTCATGCTCAGGCAGTTCATGCTGGATATCCCGTATGCCTATATCGAAGCGGCCAAGATGGATGGTGCCGGACATTTACGGATTTTTGGTACCCTTATTGTTCCCATGGTTCAGCCGGGTCTGGCCGCGCTTACGATTCTCTTATTCGTCGATTACTGGAATATGGTGGAGCAGCCGCTGATTTTCCTGGATGATCCGCTGCGTCAGCCCTTATCTGTCTACTTATCGAATGTCAGCAAAGAGAAGGAGCTTGCGTTTGCTGCTTCCGTCATCTACATGGCCCCGATGGTACTGCTCTTTCTGTATGCGGAGACGTATTTCATTGAGGGCATTCAGTTATCCGGGATCAAGGGCTAG
- a CDS encoding VOC family protein gives MTIKLTPYITLEGRTQEAIQFYAQTMGAEVLSILTYGDMPDLPDTFPDEVRSLVAHAKVQVGGTELMFSDTPGGTPVESGKRVTVCVTTDSVEESRRIFDALQEGGEVNMPFREEPFSPGFGDLTDKFGVTFQIYTELG, from the coding sequence ATGACAATCAAACTTACTCCCTACATCACCCTGGAGGGGCGCACGCAGGAGGCTATTCAATTCTATGCACAGACTATGGGTGCTGAAGTCCTCTCTATCCTGACGTATGGTGATATGCCGGACCTCCCGGACACGTTCCCGGATGAGGTGCGGAGTCTGGTGGCCCATGCCAAGGTCCAGGTGGGCGGCACGGAGCTGATGTTCTCGGATACTCCCGGCGGTACGCCAGTTGAGAGCGGGAAGCGGGTAACGGTCTGCGTTACTACGGACAGCGTGGAGGAATCACGGAGAATTTTTGATGCGCTGCAGGAGGGCGGGGAGGTTAATATGCCGTTTCGGGAGGAGCCGTTCAGCCCGGGCTTCGGCGATCTGACGGACAAGTTCGGGGTGACGTTCCAGATTTATACGGAGCTTGGATAG
- a CDS encoding sigma-70 family RNA polymerase sigma factor, whose protein sequence is MNHNHATYETLDGLEDMRSELTGYCYRMMGSIFEAEDAVQDTMIRAWKHQEQMRQQASLRAWMYRIATNVCLDRLRSAKRRALPMDLSEPAAVVTEPRESLPQHSWIWPAPGHVDDPGNILISRETIRLSFIALLQLLPPRQRAVLILQEVFRWSAAETAGALEMTVAAVNSAMQRARAAMAKAQLRSGALQVDDDEVDEGLITRYVEAFEQYNIDALLALFQENGSLSMPPFTMWVQGGADLAAFYQITRSHCVGSRLLPVRVNGNRPAVAQYVPSGEDGLLVPWAIHVLELSGGKIAHVHHFIDAELFIRFGLPEHR, encoded by the coding sequence GTGAATCATAACCATGCGACCTACGAGACCCTGGACGGGCTGGAGGACATGCGCTCCGAGCTAACCGGGTATTGTTACCGGATGATGGGCTCCATTTTCGAGGCGGAGGATGCGGTACAGGATACTATGATCCGGGCCTGGAAGCACCAGGAGCAGATGAGGCAGCAGGCCTCTCTCCGAGCCTGGATGTACCGGATTGCCACCAATGTCTGTCTTGACCGGCTGAGAAGCGCCAAGCGGCGGGCGCTGCCGATGGATCTCTCGGAACCGGCCGCTGTCGTTACGGAGCCTAGGGAGAGCCTGCCTCAGCATTCCTGGATCTGGCCCGCTCCGGGCCATGTGGATGACCCTGGCAATATCCTGATCAGCCGCGAGACCATTCGCCTGTCCTTCATTGCGCTGCTTCAGCTGCTGCCGCCCCGGCAGCGTGCCGTGCTGATTCTGCAGGAGGTGTTCCGGTGGTCGGCAGCTGAGACCGCCGGGGCACTGGAGATGACCGTGGCTGCGGTGAACAGCGCGATGCAGCGGGCACGGGCGGCCATGGCCAAGGCACAGCTCCGGTCCGGGGCCTTGCAGGTTGACGATGACGAAGTGGACGAAGGGCTGATTACCAGATACGTGGAGGCTTTTGAACAATACAATATTGATGCGTTGTTAGCCTTATTCCAGGAGAACGGCAGCCTGTCGATGCCGCCATTTACGATGTGGGTGCAAGGCGGCGCGGATCTCGCGGCCTTCTACCAGATCACACGCAGTCACTGTGTGGGCTCGCGGTTGCTGCCGGTCCGGGTGAACGGGAACCGGCCCGCCGTTGCCCAGTATGTTCCCTCTGGAGAAGACGGATTGCTGGTCCCGTGGGCGATTCATGTGCTTGAACTGAGCGGGGGGAAGATCGCGCATGTTCATCATTTTATAGATGCTGAATTATTTATTCGCTTCGGATTGCCGGAACACCGATGA
- a CDS encoding DUF4303 domain-containing protein, which produces MNVAQKEVERLAAEIAEAARRSFRALFANGEHYYYCTLYTTGEGHAPSLSAWSREALEQEAARQSEGGSTPAAEIAELIKWSYADSPYCCFGDEHFDEVKRLFQARPSIAELEDDAWNDEFTMRLGAMELAMRMLDAEGLFALNQPREDVCVLAEVMPPDEGNTDIALRLNQAESPVMQAWLTEAAE; this is translated from the coding sequence ATGAATGTGGCACAGAAGGAAGTGGAGCGGCTGGCGGCGGAGATTGCGGAGGCGGCGCGGAGGTCGTTCCGCGCGCTTTTTGCGAATGGGGAGCATTATTATTACTGCACTCTATATACAACGGGCGAGGGACATGCACCAAGCCTCTCCGCCTGGTCGCGGGAAGCGCTGGAGCAGGAAGCGGCCAGGCAGTCAGAGGGCGGCAGCACACCGGCAGCAGAGATCGCCGAGCTGATCAAATGGTCTTATGCCGATTCGCCGTATTGCTGCTTCGGGGATGAGCATTTCGATGAGGTCAAGCGGTTATTCCAGGCGCGTCCGTCTATTGCGGAGCTTGAGGATGATGCTTGGAACGATGAGTTCACTATGAGGCTGGGGGCTATGGAGCTGGCGATGCGGATGCTGGATGCTGAGGGTCTGTTCGCGCTCAATCAGCCACGTGAGGACGTATGCGTGCTTGCCGAAGTGATGCCGCCGGATGAGGGGAATACGGACATTGCCCTGCGCTTGAACCAGGCAGAATCTCCAGTGATGCAAGCTTGGCTGACGGAAGCCGCAGAATAA
- a CDS encoding alpha/beta hydrolase-fold protein, translating into MKKIMTRIASLALATVLLLPAMSYASPVTEEQDLSLSADAAAAVTSTITPAPQGYDGYRNNIPHGNVQQISYYSTTVGKSRNAMVYTPPGYTPSKTYNVLYLLHGIGGDQNEWLNGMNPRNILDNLYSQNKLAPMIVVFPNGRAMADDRPIGDIYAPDKVAAFERFEFDLINDLIPYVDSHFPVYKNKQNRALAGLSMGGGQTLNFGLKHLDKFSWIGAFSSAPNTKSASQLITNPAQTASQLKLLWISCGASDGLLYVSQNFHNSLTSMNVPHLWYLDVGGHEGKVWSSGLYQFSQRIFK; encoded by the coding sequence ATGAAGAAAATAATGACCCGAATTGCAAGTCTGGCTCTGGCGACAGTCCTGCTGTTGCCTGCAATGTCTTATGCATCACCTGTGACAGAGGAGCAGGATCTGAGCCTGTCTGCGGATGCCGCTGCGGCTGTAACCAGCACCATCACTCCCGCTCCGCAAGGCTATGACGGATACCGCAATAATATTCCGCACGGCAACGTACAGCAGATTTCTTATTATTCGACTACCGTAGGCAAATCGAGAAACGCGATGGTGTACACCCCTCCGGGCTATACCCCTTCCAAGACCTACAACGTTCTCTACCTGCTTCACGGCATCGGCGGGGATCAGAACGAATGGCTGAACGGGATGAATCCGCGGAACATTCTGGACAACCTGTACTCCCAGAACAAGCTCGCGCCGATGATTGTCGTGTTCCCGAACGGCCGCGCTATGGCGGATGACCGCCCGATCGGCGATATTTATGCACCGGACAAGGTAGCCGCCTTCGAGCGGTTTGAATTCGATCTGATTAATGACCTCATTCCTTACGTTGACTCTCACTTCCCGGTATACAAAAACAAGCAAAACCGTGCCCTGGCCGGCTTATCCATGGGCGGCGGACAGACCCTGAACTTCGGCCTGAAGCATCTGGACAAGTTCTCCTGGATCGGCGCGTTCTCCTCTGCTCCGAATACGAAGTCGGCTTCACAGCTGATCACCAATCCGGCGCAGACGGCCAGCCAGCTGAAGCTGCTCTGGATCTCCTGCGGCGCTTCGGACGGCCTGCTCTATGTCAGCCAGAATTTCCATAACAGCCTGACCAGCATGAACGTTCCGCATCTGTGGTATCTGGATGTAGGCGGACATGAAGGCAAGGTCTGGAGCAGCGGACTGTATCAGTTCTCGCAGCGGATCTTCAAGTAA